In Flagellatimonas centrodinii, a single window of DNA contains:
- a CDS encoding tail fiber domain-containing protein, with protein sequence MGSKGGGSAPQAPDPYVVAGAQSAANADAARLNANINRVNQVNPYGSTNYTADGDVWTQTQTLNPNLQAALDTTQQMGLGALGNAQSAMSQPLNFQNLPAMATSVQGGDIYGQIEPAGQIQGGVQGSQQRVTGVDAGGAQTQFNQGSPVQSTFDAGPSLQSQLPQQQQLQSTFESSQVGAPLVTAGSQGINAGSIQNNVQGGGPIGSQIADAGNVQTSFQSPGQASGQIANAGQIGNQIADAGNIQTGVNANQGIQNQLGDTGQIQAQLQFNQLPELTQDFSADRGRVEQALQERYNTQLNQRFGDEERSLMTRLANQGIAQGSEAWQREMDQFNRSKENAYREATTESILQGGGEQSRLFGLTSAARGQLFGEGTTQGQFANQAQQQAYNQALASGQFGNSAEAQRLQQELAAGQFANQAQNQQFGQNAAQLQAQNAAQNQQFGQNVTGTQLNNQALAQNFGQNQAQAQFSNQAQAQQFGQNQAQLQAQNAAAQQTLDQNLALGGFANSAQNQGFQQGLSGQGLDLQSQIAQNQLGLQAQGQQFNQNQARAQFQNQAAGQQFGQDLAAGQFQNQSAGQQFNQNQSAAQFGNNAAGQQYNQNLGAAQFANQGQNQAFGQGQQNAALFNQVQNDLFQQAMASGQFANAAQAQEFAQNQAAAQFANTAQGQQFQQGVTNANLTNAARQAALQEQMLQRQLPLQEAQALFGFGVGGQAPQGLAPGAAQVNPADIQGAFNQQYAGQLNAYNQSQANQQNTMSSLFGLGGALGAAAIMSSPDKKQEGRPAPKVLDRLADLKIETWRYKPETGLGGQRHIGPYADQWAELFGGDGGTISLVSMFGVILKGMQELNEKVEALNA encoded by the coding sequence ATGGGAAGTAAAGGCGGCGGCAGCGCACCACAAGCACCAGACCCATACGTTGTAGCCGGGGCCCAGAGCGCTGCAAATGCAGACGCGGCCCGGCTCAACGCCAATATCAACCGCGTCAACCAGGTGAACCCGTATGGGTCAACCAACTACACCGCTGACGGTGATGTGTGGACTCAGACCCAAACGCTGAATCCGAACCTGCAAGCGGCACTGGACACGACGCAGCAGATGGGCCTCGGCGCGCTCGGCAATGCCCAGTCGGCGATGTCCCAGCCGCTCAACTTCCAGAATCTGCCGGCGATGGCCACCAGTGTTCAGGGTGGTGATATCTACGGTCAGATTGAGCCGGCGGGACAGATTCAAGGCGGCGTTCAGGGTTCTCAGCAGCGAGTCACCGGCGTTGATGCGGGCGGGGCCCAGACGCAGTTCAATCAGGGCAGCCCTGTTCAGTCGACGTTCGACGCTGGGCCTTCCCTGCAATCGCAGTTGCCGCAGCAGCAGCAGCTGCAGAGCACCTTTGAATCATCGCAGGTCGGCGCGCCGTTGGTGACCGCCGGGAGTCAGGGAATCAACGCGGGCTCGATCCAGAACAACGTGCAGGGCGGGGGTCCTATCGGCTCGCAGATTGCTGATGCTGGGAATGTGCAAACCTCGTTCCAAAGTCCCGGCCAAGCCTCCGGACAGATCGCTAACGCGGGGCAGATCGGCAACCAGATTGCCGATGCTGGGAATATCCAGACCGGCGTCAACGCCAACCAAGGCATCCAGAACCAGCTAGGCGACACCGGGCAGATTCAGGCGCAGCTGCAGTTCAACCAGCTCCCGGAGCTGACACAGGATTTCAGCGCAGATCGTGGCCGCGTCGAACAGGCGCTGCAGGAGCGCTACAACACCCAGCTGAATCAGCGCTTCGGCGACGAGGAACGCTCGCTGATGACACGCCTTGCTAACCAAGGCATTGCTCAGGGTTCGGAAGCTTGGCAGCGTGAGATGGACCAGTTCAACCGGTCCAAGGAAAATGCGTACCGGGAAGCCACGACAGAATCGATACTACAGGGCGGCGGCGAGCAGTCCCGCCTGTTCGGCCTGACCTCTGCAGCACGCGGGCAGTTGTTCGGCGAGGGAACGACTCAGGGGCAGTTTGCCAATCAGGCACAGCAGCAGGCCTACAACCAGGCGCTGGCCTCTGGGCAGTTCGGCAACAGTGCGGAAGCGCAGCGTTTGCAGCAGGAATTGGCTGCTGGGCAGTTTGCCAACCAAGCACAGAACCAACAGTTCGGTCAGAACGCAGCCCAACTACAGGCCCAGAATGCTGCGCAGAACCAGCAATTCGGGCAGAACGTCACTGGCACACAGCTCAACAACCAAGCGCTGGCTCAGAACTTCGGGCAGAACCAAGCGCAGGCACAGTTTTCGAATCAGGCCCAGGCCCAGCAGTTTGGCCAGAATCAGGCCCAGCTTCAGGCCCAGAACGCGGCTGCGCAGCAGACCCTGGACCAGAATCTGGCCCTCGGCGGGTTCGCCAACTCTGCGCAGAATCAAGGGTTCCAGCAGGGCCTTTCTGGGCAGGGGCTGGATCTCCAATCGCAGATCGCGCAGAACCAACTCGGGCTGCAGGCGCAGGGTCAACAGTTCAACCAGAACCAAGCCCGCGCTCAATTCCAGAATCAGGCTGCTGGGCAGCAGTTCGGACAAGACCTCGCGGCCGGCCAGTTTCAGAACCAAAGCGCAGGGCAGCAGTTCAACCAGAACCAATCCGCTGCGCAGTTCGGCAATAACGCAGCTGGCCAGCAGTACAACCAAAACCTTGGGGCTGCCCAGTTTGCGAATCAGGGGCAGAACCAGGCTTTCGGTCAGGGCCAGCAGAACGCGGCCTTGTTCAATCAGGTTCAGAACGATCTGTTCCAGCAGGCGATGGCGTCCGGGCAATTTGCGAATGCAGCGCAGGCTCAGGAATTCGCCCAGAACCAAGCCGCCGCACAGTTCGCCAACACCGCGCAGGGACAACAGTTCCAGCAGGGCGTTACCAACGCGAACCTGACCAACGCCGCACGGCAGGCTGCATTGCAGGAGCAGATGCTGCAGCGGCAGTTGCCGTTGCAGGAGGCGCAGGCCTTGTTCGGCTTCGGCGTGGGTGGGCAGGCCCCGCAAGGCTTGGCCCCCGGCGCTGCACAGGTGAACCCGGCAGACATTCAGGGCGCCTTCAACCAGCAGTATGCCGGTCAGTTGAACGCCTACAACCAGTCGCAGGCCAATCAGCAGAACACCATGAGCAGCCTGTTTGGGCTGGGGGGTGCGCTGGGCGCTGCCGCCATCATGTCGTCACCCGACAAGAAGCAGGAAGGCCGCCCCGCACCCAAGGTTCTGGACCGGCTCGCCGACCTCAAGATCGAGACGTGGCGCTACAAGC
- a CDS encoding GNAT family N-acetyltransferase yields MSYSVVCGADDAVAALLTERIGIAEWGAFTTIGVMKDGRLVGGFLYNNFRGYDLDISTAGETGFLTRRTLRACFAYPFEQLNCRRVTALVSKRNRASRRVVSGVGFRLEGVARQAHFTGADLCIYGMLKNECRWINGK; encoded by the coding sequence GTGTCCTATAGCGTTGTTTGCGGCGCAGACGACGCGGTTGCAGCGCTACTTACAGAGCGAATCGGCATTGCTGAATGGGGCGCCTTCACCACCATTGGTGTGATGAAGGATGGCCGCCTTGTGGGCGGGTTTCTCTACAACAACTTCCGAGGCTACGACCTCGATATCTCAACGGCTGGCGAAACAGGGTTCCTCACGAGACGGACCCTGCGGGCGTGCTTTGCCTATCCGTTCGAACAACTGAATTGCAGGCGCGTGACTGCGCTCGTTTCCAAGCGGAACCGGGCATCCAGACGTGTGGTGAGCGGAGTTGGATTCCGCTTGGAGGGTGTGGCGCGTCAGGCCCATTTCACTGGGGCCGACCTCTGCATCTACGGGATGCTCAAAAACGAATGCAGGTGGATCAATGGGAAGTAA